A single genomic interval of Argopecten irradians isolate NY chromosome 8, Ai_NY, whole genome shotgun sequence harbors:
- the LOC138329586 gene encoding zinc finger protein ZFP2-like, protein MTTVEVTTTATSNEPRLLSLRVTPEQEIAIYAFFQINGWTIITEEVPRNCETCQRSINGDGTDPPRCQNCQRLLDNNEEEVVDNNHNTENQTPRLQPAIIQYQQQGGRKLVVVGNAMTMAPTTTKETNIVKQPSQNPLPVNADEKSLQINIIPQQSQNDKVIDPQPKIYNINNSADNRPYRCEDCGKHFRKKSHVVAHMKFHSGEALPKCDVCGKEFLYKHNLISHASIHSGARPFQCNMCPKNFRRKDDLQVHMRTHTGERPYKCEICGKCFTTQNQLPKHRRTHTGEKPYECFQCQKCFRTKPHLEKHLRTHSGERPYKCDECGRAFTQNAHLMAHLRIHSGEKPFECDICHKSFKEAKTLRKHKDIHIKGMPYTCKICDKGFLRAQNLEVHMCVHSDDEPKYKRKIREKRELMERLKKQQAEEEEALEKSMTVEEIEQSSSGVVIVDESGQTIQVIENGNVATTEVSEMEKESGQENISNSIANSLLTLVEMITNADQGNNTQGSCEKPADLKSQQTVQISEVDGSLQQHDAPNSLVSTQEKTIMISESDHSSGIDNIQQAVASHSENIVEIAEEEHPTIIGNLQHVVPGLRITGGEGGNMTMIDASQVALQDGMVITEVSQDGTTEQIVEHLPQQFSVDGETFVMEVQYVDEAETIQE, encoded by the exons ATGACAACTGTGGAAGTAACTACCACAGCTACCTCCAATGAGCCGCGCCTCCTGTCACTAAGGGTCACGCCAGAGCAGGAAATCGCTATTTATGCTTTCTTCCAAATCAACGGATGGACCATCATTACAGAAG AGGTTCCTCGCAACTGTGAGACCTGTCAGCGGTCAATCAATGGTGATGGCACAGACCCCCCACGTTGTCAGAATTGTCAGCGACTGTTGGATAATAATGAAGAGGAAGTGGTTGACAACAATCATAACACCGAGAATCAGACGCCACGTTTACAGCCAGCCATCATACAGTACCAGCAACAGGGTGGACGTAAACTCGTAGTTGTCGGCAACGCAATGACGATGGCGCCAACAACAACAAAGGAAACTAACATTGTCAAACAACCAAGCCAGAATCCGTTACCTGTTAACGCAGACGAAAAGTCCCTTCAGATCAATATCATTCCTCAACAAAGTCAAAATGACAAGGTGATTGACCCCCAGCCCAAGATCTATAATATCAACAACAGTGCTGACAACCGGCCATACCGCTGTGAGGACTGTGGCAAACACTTCCGTAAAAAGTCCCACGTAGTGGCCCATATGAAGTTCCACAGCGGAGAAGCCCTGCCTAagtgtgatgtctgtggtaaagAGTTCCTATACAAACATAACCTGATCTCCCATGCCAGTATACACTCTGGAGCCAGGCCATTCCAGTGTAATATGTGTCCCAAGAACTTCCGTCGTAAAGACGACCTGCAAGTCCACATGAGGACCCACACTGGCGAAAGGCCATACAAATGTGAAATTTGTGGTAAATGTTTCACAACACAGAATCAACTACCCAAACATCGTCGCACACACACTGGCGAAAAACCATATGAATGTTTTCAATGTCAGAAATGTTTCCGCACCAAACCTCATTTGGAAAAGCACTTGCGAACCCACAGTGGAGAGCGACCCTATAAATGCGATGAATGTGGTCGGGCTTTCACACAAAATGCTCATTTGATGGCACATCTTAGAATACACTCTGGAGAGAAGCCTTTTGAGTGTGATATCTGTCACAAGAGCTTCAAGGAGGCTAAGACACTGAGGAAGCATAAAGATATCCATATCAAAGGAATGCCCTACACTTGTAAAATCTGCGACAAAGGATTTCTACGGGCACAGAATCTAGAGGTGCACATGTGTGTACATTCAGATGACGAACCTAAATACAAGCGTAAGATTAGAGAGAAGCGGGAATTGATGGAGCGTCTGAAGAAACAGCAGGCTGAGGAGGAGGAGGCATTGGAAAAGAGTATGACAGTGGAGGAGATAGAACAGTCCTCCAGTGGAGTGGTCATTGTCGACGAGAGTGGACAGACAATTCAGGTCATTGAAAATGGTAACGTGGCAACGACAGAGGTGTCCGAGATGGAAAAGGAGTCAGGCCAGGAAAACATCTCAAACTCCATCGCCAACAGTCTTCTGACTTTGGTGGAGATGATCACTAATGCAGACCAAGGTAATAATACACAGGGGTCCTGTGAAAAACCCGCAGATCTCAAATCTCAACAAACCGTACAGATATCAGAAGTAGATGGATCACTTCAGCAGCATGATGCTCCAAACAGTCTGGTTAGCACACAAGAGAAAACGATTATGATATCTGAGAGTGATCATAGCTCTGGAATAGATAACATACAACAGGCAGTGGCTAGTCACTCGGAGAACATCGTGGAGATAGCCGAGGAGGAACACCCGACAATTATAGGGAATCTACAACATGTTGTCCCAGGCTTACGTATAACTGGGGGCGAGGGTGGCAACATGACCATGATTGACGCATCACAGGTGGCGCTGCAAGACGGAATGGTCATCACAGAAGTCTCGCAGGACGGTACGACAGAACAGATTGTGGAACACCTGCCACAACAGTTCTCTGTGGATGGGGAGACGTTTGTCATGGAAGTACAGTACGTGGACGAGGCAGAAACCATACAGGAATAG